CGTTCGTTGCCAATTTCCATTTCGCCGTTGTGGCCACATGGGGGCAACTATAACGCAGACAAGAAAATCCTTTCAAAGAACTCACTTGGCTATGCGTCGCTTCAAGGGTTCGATTGGTACAAAACCACTCGTTCGCCTGTGTCTTATGATATTTTGTCTCGTTTGTTAGCAAGTAAGGCAGAGTTATGCGCTTGATTTGAACATGAGAGAGCTTTGGGTTAGCATTAGAAGCACCTGGAatggttattgtttttttgacggaagGAGCCTCATATCTGCTGGAGGATGGATTATGTAACACAAATGGAGTGGACCCCACTGCGGAGTAACCCCCCACCcaagccccgcccccccctTTCCTCCCCCTGCTCTATTTTTACCTCCTCTGCACCTCAGCCGTATCCTTCCATCATCACACCCTCCTCCTCtttagtccccccccccccccccccccccccaactgtcACTGTGCATCCCCCTCTCACCCCCTCCCATCCTGTTTTCATCTCTGGATGCTTCTGGTGCTCCGCAAGCATCTCAGCATCTCTCCAAGACGAGCACGACGCACGCGGCAGGTAACGACGACGtccacgtcttttttttttaattattattattttttatgacaaGTGTGTGTGCTAATATGCATCTTTGCTGCACTAATATTATGTGTATGTGTTATGTATCTTCTTGACTAGTAAAGGTGTGTCTAGTTGCGTGTTATGAATGTGCATTGTTGTGTGCGTTGACATTATTTTTGGCAGCTGTCATGACGTGCggaggattattatttttttgcctaaattcTCAATTCTGTTTGGATTTCTACTTTGCCAAACGTGTGCACGCGCCAGCGCGCTCATGTTAAATGGCTGTCAAGTGTGTGCGTGACCTGCTTTGGATGGGCAAACGGTCAAATCAATAAATTGATCCGACGGCGTTGAAATAAGCGTTGACGGCCGTCAATGCAATCACGTCAATGACGTGACTTCCTCTCggcgcgcgtgtgtgcgcgcgctgcGCGCGCATTTCTGCATCCAAACTAGCctgtttaattatttatatcTGGCTCCATTTTCGCCCGCATGTCTCTCCACTATCTTAATCTGCCGCACTTATTACGCACGCGTGTGCCGGATTAAAACGCGCACGCGTCAAAAGCAAgaaaagaagagagagagagagagagagaaaaaaaaaaaagattgtgtgCAAAATGTGCCTTGTGACGACGACGTGTTGACTTACCCAGGATACATTGCAGCAGGCTGGAGAGCACTGCAGTGTGTGTGCAGGGAGAAGGTGTGGCGTGATGCCTTCACGCAGGCTTACGTAACGCGCGTGCACGACGGCAGGAGGGGCGAGCAAGCGAAGGAGAGGCCCTCCCACCCTCCACCCGACCTACTCTCGCTATCAACAAATGGGAAACGATCCATTGAGATCACTTTGAGCAAACGAAACGAAgacttacacaaaaaaaaaatagaggcgCAGCGTGCTTGCTTCAGGCTGACTGTgagcacacaaaacaaaaacaaaaatcaaaacattgtaGATTTTCACAGCCAAAACGTCATACGACTTTTGTCTCATGAAAGTCAGTTAACTCGGTGCTAACATCGAATGCAAAAACGAACGCCGTGCGCGGGCTTTCAGAAACGAGCATAAATGTTGCAGTAATCGTAAAAAAACGCCAAACAATTGCTACTTTAACGCGTATGTGAATCAGCAAGACATTTTAAGAACCATCAACATTACTGGAGTTTAGTTGGGGGCCTTCTCTGCATCTTCTTCTATCATTCTGTTAAAGGGCAACTAATAACGGGAACTAAAATGAGCAGAtgatttccatccatttttatggGGGCCAACTATGGAGTTAAATTGgggccaaaagttttgtacttgaaaaaataaaacttgaaactgaaaattgttgtgttgtgtaacatctgaatctgaaaagaaaaaaacatgcaactgaaaaaaataagacctcaaatgtcaaaatatatatggaagcaaaaaatgaaaataaataatttattcaaaggcaggaccgaagtgaatcaaaattaattttgacacggaaaaacttttcacatgctttttattttgaatacctttttatattttgtgaaattcaagatcaacacaataattttcagtttcaagttttattttttcaagtacaaaacttttggcccCAATTTAACTCCATAGCCAACACCGCCCCCTGCTGGCCGCTGTAAATGACGACATCAACGCTTTGCAAACGTCACGTGACCCAATTCCGAAAACGGCCGCGTTTGTAATTGTAATTCCTTGGCAGCAAGGGCGacaccaaagcactacttttattcCTTTGAATTCAGAATTCTTCCTCCTGCTCATAATGAGCAAACTGCTGCAGTGCTGCGGGGCGGGGCCTCAAAACCAGCAagataaaaacatacacacacaaaaaacagacaGGCACGCACGCACCGAATGACTCCGCCCCCCGGaaataaaagtagtgctttgccgtgATCACGTGGCGAGGAAGAACAACGTGGAAGTGAGTTGAGACGTTCCACTTTAGACAAGGTGCGCTGTGGCGTTACCTGGCGGCATCGTTTGTCCAACCGTGgccttgtgattggctgagGACTCGtgcatgtttgtttattgaTCTCATAACATATTTAACTTTTGTCCAGACACCATTCATAACGAAAATATCAAGAAGCCATTGTTGCCGTCTGCTCATTAGAAGCGCAAACACAGGAAATGGGCGTACCTGTTTGGCATGTGTGCTCAGGTGACGTCCATCCGCTTGTGGTCTCTCTTCCCGCGCAGGATGTCGATTGTCAGCATCGTGGCCAGGGAGATCCTGGACTCCCGAGGGAATCCCACAGTGGAGGTGGACCTCCGCACTGACAAAGGTTCAACACAACCTCCCCcgtgacaaaaacaaatcaacattgtagcttaatgctaacatataatgcaaAATGCAACAGACAGGCGAATGGATGTTAGCGTGGATGTGAGCACAAaatcactgacctgtatatatggctGGATAGCTGGTAGCCCATGCACGTCtttgcaagccgttgaagtcacagggcggccatgttgctcctcccatctcgcaagCAGACaactatacgtacagatgagacatacacAGCTCGTAGACAGTTGGCATAAGGCcggaggtggggtggggaaggtcACGATTTTTTGACAAGTTAAAAACGTTGTAAAacgtctgaagtcctcttgtttatgtttaataaattgaaATGAGAATAAATCATACTGTTTCTACCAAGTACCGTCTCAAATgtccaatttggatactgtaaatgtacaggATCGTATGGCGAGGAAGgattcttgggaggagcaagatggctgcctcaAAAGTAAATTGGCTATCCATATATGGTCAAATGTGAGCACAAAATTCAATTCTGTACCTAATGCATTGTCCTTCCTTGTTCTCCTGTTGGCACAGCAGTGCCAGCAGTGGTGCATTAGCGCCACCAACAGATATCATCAAGACACTGCAATAACTgaccttgttgttgttgttgttgttgtttttttaaataacctccTAATGCTGTGTCAGGTGTTTTTCGCGCGGCGGTTCCCAGCGGCGCGTCGACGGGCATCTACGAGGCCTTGGAGCTCCGAGATGGCGACAAGAGCAGATACAAGGGCAAAGGTTAGCGGCGCACCACACCCGCAAGGGGGCAGCCACGAGCCTCGACCTCTTATCTCCGAGCTTTGTGATGATTTTCTCTCCTTCCTCCCGTGTGCACTTCAGGCGTCCTGAAGGCCGTCGGACACATCAACGACACGCTGGGTCCGGCGCTTATCGCCTCTGTGAGTAGGATTATGTCCAATATTTGCCATCCTGGTGACAAATATTTATTGAtattgatgtgtgtgtgtgtgtgtgaagggcATCAGCGTGGTGGAACAAGAGCAGCTGGACAACATGATGATCGAGATGGACGGCACGgaaaacaaatgtgagttgacgACGGGaagcgtaaaaaaaaaggaaggagcGTGATGACGTCACGACTTCCTGTCCGCAGCTCAGTTCGGGGCCAACGCCATCTTGGGCGTGTCATTGGCCGCGTGCAAGGCGGGCGCCGCCCACAAGGACGTCCCCCTCTACAGACACGTCGCCGACCTGGCCGGGAACACCGAAATGGTTTTGCCCGTGCCCGTgagtcatggaaaaaaaatatttggtctTCATCAtttgccgcctcctcctcctcctcttcattgcTCCctcttctttctttatttacttttttactcCTCACTTCCTTCAACTCCTCTTCATTTCTCGCGTTTCCTccttttcctcttcctcctctccatCACCCctgttctttattttactccgtCTTCCTTCtttcgcctcctcctcctcctcctcacttcCTCTTCATCCTCAGTTCACATGTGCACGTATGGGAGTCGCTGCCTGTTTGCTGAGGTTTTTTCCCTCTTTCCATTCTAGTGTTATTCCTTTTTCATCATTTTGTctcctttctttctcttttatgctaatttctttttttcttgtctcaTTTTCTACTCTTTTctcttttgtttcctttttttcttctattttctcgtttccttttttcttattcttttctcttctcttctttttcccttttcctccatctttttttctcgtttttcctcttttctttctttttaaaatatttttctctttttttcttcttcccttctttttcttttatttctttatcttctcttctttttactattttttctctttttctcgctcctttttctttgctttctcttttctttaaatttttattcCCTTTTTCTctatctttctttttctcttttctttcctttttattttactatttttcctcttttatttctttatcttttttcttctctttcttttttccctttttctcaatttttctcttttctttgactattttttcttttttctcttttatttctttatctttttttcttctcttctttcTTCATGTTTTCCCTTTTTCACCAtctccttttttcttcttcttttcactttgtctccctctgttggtcatctttttttaatgtcttgtcGGACCGAAAATGAGACTGATTGGGATTCTGGCTATGCTCTTCATCCtcaccctcctcttcctcgctgGCAGGCGTTCAACGTGATCAACGGCGGCTCGCACGCCGGCAACAAACTGGCCATGCAGGAGTTCATGGTGCTTCCCGTGGGCGCCGAGTCCTTCAAGTGAGACGTTGCGGAGTTGAATCGCAATTTCCGCTCGACGGCGGGCATctgacgtttgtttgtttttgtgtcaggGAGGCGCTGAGGATAGGCTCGGAGCTGTACCACACGCTGAAGGGCGTCATCCAGCAGAAGTACGGCCAGGACGCCACCAACGTGGGCGACGAGGGCGGGTTCGCGCCCAACATCC
This portion of the Festucalex cinctus isolate MCC-2025b chromosome 19, RoL_Fcin_1.0, whole genome shotgun sequence genome encodes:
- the LOC144007377 gene encoding gamma-enolase isoform X1, encoding MLLVLRKHLSISPRRARRTRQVTSIRLWSLFPRRMSIVSIVAREILDSRGNPTVEVDLRTDKGVFRAAVPSGASTGIYEALELRDGDKSRYKGKGVLKAVGHINDTLGPALIASGISVVEQEQLDNMMIEMDGTENKSQFGANAILGVSLAACKAGAAHKDVPLYRHVADLAGNTEMVLPVPAFNVINGGSHAGNKLAMQEFMVLPVGAESFKEALRIGSELYHTLKGVIQQKYGQDATNVGDEGGFAPNILENSEALDLLQTAIEKAGFSDKVVVGMDVAASEFYRDGKYDLDFKSPPDAGRHIGAEELADIYQGFVNNYPVVSIEDPFDQDDWEAWSRLTARVGIQVVGDDLTVTNPKRIEKAAEERACNCLLLKVNQIGSVTEAIQACKLAQANGWGVMVSHRSGETEDTFIADLVVGLCTGQIKTGAPCRSERLAKYNQLMRIEEELGDQARFAGHNFRNPSVL
- the LOC144007377 gene encoding gamma-enolase isoform X2, giving the protein MSIVSIVAREILDSRGNPTVEVDLRTDKGVFRAAVPSGASTGIYEALELRDGDKSRYKGKGVLKAVGHINDTLGPALIASGISVVEQEQLDNMMIEMDGTENKSQFGANAILGVSLAACKAGAAHKDVPLYRHVADLAGNTEMVLPVPAFNVINGGSHAGNKLAMQEFMVLPVGAESFKEALRIGSELYHTLKGVIQQKYGQDATNVGDEGGFAPNILENSEALDLLQTAIEKAGFSDKVVVGMDVAASEFYRDGKYDLDFKSPPDAGRHIGAEELADIYQGFVNNYPVVSIEDPFDQDDWEAWSRLTARVGIQVVGDDLTVTNPKRIEKAAEERACNCLLLKVNQIGSVTEAIQACKLAQANGWGVMVSHRSGETEDTFIADLVVGLCTGQIKTGAPCRSERLAKYNQLMRIEEELGDQARFAGHNFRNPSVL